One genomic segment of Drosophila melanogaster chromosome 3R includes these proteins:
- the Naa80 gene encoding N(alpha)-acetyltransferase 80, isoform A: MGLPPFNVSGSPFNVVPIHNYPELMKDTCALINAEWPRSETARMRSLEASCDSLPCSLVLTTEGMCRVIAHLKLSPINSKKKACFVESVVVDKRHRGQGFGKLIMKFAEDYCRVVLDLKTIYLSTIDQDGFYERIGYEYCAPITMYGPRHCELPSLQNAKKKYMKKVL; encoded by the exons ATG GGGCTTCCTCCATTCAATGTCAGCGGCAGCCCGTTCAATGTGGTTCCCATTCACAACTACCCGGAGCTTATGAAAGACACTTGCGCCCTAATCAACGCAGAGTGGCCACGATCGGAAACGGCGCGCATGCGCTCCCTGGAGGCCTCCTGTGACAGCCTACCCTGCAGCCTGGTGCTGACCACCGAGGGAATGTGCCGCGTGATCGCTCACCTCAAGCTCAGCCCGATCAATTCCAAGAAGAAGGCCTGCTTCGTCGAGTCCGTGGTGGTGGACAAGCGGCACCGTGGCCAGGGATTCGGCAAGCTGATCATGAAGTTCGCCGAGGACTATTGCCGCGTCGTGCTGGACCTCAAGACCATATATCTGTCCACCATCGACCAGGATGGATTCTACGAACGCATTGGCTACGAGTACTGCGCTCCCATTACAATGTATGGGCCGCGCCACTGTGAGCTGCCCAGcttgcaaaatgccaaaaagaaatacatGAAGAAGGTCTTATAG
- the MED6 gene encoding mediator complex subunit 6, isoform B: protein MASRQMTNDHLRLSWHDTQMMATLSPQTVMDYFCRKSNPFYDHMCNNETVRMQRLGPEHLHNMIGLEYILLHVAEPILYVIRKQHRHNPSEATPIADYYIIGGTVYKAPDLANVINSRILNTVVNLQSAFEEASSYARYHPNKGYTWDFSSNKVFSDRSKSDKKDANSAKDENSGTLFQKQRVDMLLAELLRKFPPPIPPMLQNLQQPPPAGDDLNTARNASEMNNATGPLDIKTEGVDMKPPPEKKSK, encoded by the exons atGGCCAGCCGACAGATGACCAATGACCACCTGCGCCTTTCCTGGCACGACACCCAGATGATGGCCACCCTCAGCCCGCAGACCGTCATGGACTACTTCTGCCGCAAGTCGAATCCCTTCTATGATCACATGTGCAACAACGAGACTGTTCGGATGCAGCGCCTTGGTCCCGAGCATCTGCA CAACATGATCGGTCTGGAATACATACTGCTGCACGTGGCGGAGCCCATCCTGTATGTAATCCGCAAGCAGCACCGTCATAATCCCTCGGAAGCCACGCCGATTGCCGATTACTACATCATTGGTGGCACCGTCTACAAGGCGCCAGATCTTGCCAACGTCATCAATTCCCGCATT CTCAACACCGTGGTGAACCTGCAATCCGCCTTCGAGGAGGCTAGTAGCTATGCCCGCTACCATCCCAACAAGGGCTACACGTGGGACTTCTCTTCCAATAAAGTTT TTTCAGATAGATCCAAGTCAGATAAGAAGGACGCCAACTCAGCGAAGGATGAGAACAGCGGCACACTGTTCCAGAAGCAGCGTGTGGACATGCTGCTGGCAGAGCTTTTGCGTAAATTTCCCCCACCAATACCGCCCATGCTGCAGAATCTCCAGCAGCCGCCACCAGCGGGCGATGATCTGAACACAGCGAGAAATGCCTCCGAAATGAACAATGCCACAGGACCGCTAGATATCAAAACCGAGGGTGTGGACATGAAGCCACCGCCCGAAAAGAAGAGCAAGTGA
- the Naa80 gene encoding N(alpha)-acetyltransferase 80, isoform B, with amino-acid sequence MRYIKSEPYYEGLPPFNVSGSPFNVVPIHNYPELMKDTCALINAEWPRSETARMRSLEASCDSLPCSLVLTTEGMCRVIAHLKLSPINSKKKACFVESVVVDKRHRGQGFGKLIMKFAEDYCRVVLDLKTIYLSTIDQDGFYERIGYEYCAPITMYGPRHCELPSLQNAKKKYMKKVL; translated from the exons ATGCGATACATAAAGTCGGAGCCGTACTATGAA GGGCTTCCTCCATTCAATGTCAGCGGCAGCCCGTTCAATGTGGTTCCCATTCACAACTACCCGGAGCTTATGAAAGACACTTGCGCCCTAATCAACGCAGAGTGGCCACGATCGGAAACGGCGCGCATGCGCTCCCTGGAGGCCTCCTGTGACAGCCTACCCTGCAGCCTGGTGCTGACCACCGAGGGAATGTGCCGCGTGATCGCTCACCTCAAGCTCAGCCCGATCAATTCCAAGAAGAAGGCCTGCTTCGTCGAGTCCGTGGTGGTGGACAAGCGGCACCGTGGCCAGGGATTCGGCAAGCTGATCATGAAGTTCGCCGAGGACTATTGCCGCGTCGTGCTGGACCTCAAGACCATATATCTGTCCACCATCGACCAGGATGGATTCTACGAACGCATTGGCTACGAGTACTGCGCTCCCATTACAATGTATGGGCCGCGCCACTGTGAGCTGCCCAGcttgcaaaatgccaaaaagaaatacatGAAGAAGGTCTTATAG
- the Mpi gene encoding mannose phosphate isomerase, producing the protein MELTGWVKNYGWGRKGINSAVAQLAMANDPDFRLNEEETYAEMWMGTHVCGVSVVKETGETLDRVLKKDLSYLFKVLSINKALSIQVHPNKCEAERLHKERPDIYKDPNHKPELAIALTPFLALVGFMSAEDIRDYIDEFQPLSKLIGKEAVDQLHDSTNSESVKLCYEKLMKTEEPVIAKCISEIAKDYQNELKSNDLLEVFTKVNKDFPGDVGVLSLFFLNLIRLQPGQAIYLGANEIHAYLDGDCVECMACSDNVIRAGLTPKYKDVDQLLESVIFESSYKDRKEFIPYRIDDQVQVYIPPVSDFAVINVNIEHSLESYKLEIQAFGSILIVLKGSRILKLKTQQGDKEILVTRGSIVYIPVEAAPEIEFAQSDDCDEDFSGYIATSNYFRVP; encoded by the exons ATGGAGCTGACTGGATGGGTGAAGAACTACGGCTGGGGCCGCAAGGGCATCAACTCGGCGGTGGCCCAGCTGGCAATGGCCAATGATCCGGACTTTCGTCTGAACGAGGAGGAGACCTATGCGGAAATGTGGATGGGCACGCATGTGTGCGGTGTGTCCGTGGTCAAGGAAACCGGAGAGACTCTGGACCGAGTGCTAAAGAAGGACCTTTCATACCTGTTCAAGGTGCTAAGCATCAACAAGGCACTCAGCATCCAGGTGCATCCGAACAAGTGCGAAGCGGAGCGCCTGCACAAGGAGCGCCCGGATATCTACAAGGATCCCAATCACAAGCCGGAACTGGCCATTGCCCTCACGCCCTTTCTGGCCCTCGTGGGATTTATGTCAGCCGAAGATATCAGGGACTACATCGATGAGTTCCAGCCGCTGAGTAAACTCATTGGCAAGGAGGCTGTGGATCAGCTCCATGACTCGACCAACTCGGAAAGCGTTAAGTTGTGCTACGAGAAGCTGATGAAGACCGAAGAGCCGGTGATAGCCAAGTGCATCAGTGAAATAGCCAAGGATTACCAAAACG AACTGAAATCCAACGATCTGCTTGAGGTGTTCACCAAGGTCAACAAAGACTTCCCCGGCGATGTGGGCGTACTGTCCCTGTTCTTCCTCAACCTAATCCGCCTGCAGCCCGGCCAGGCGATCTACTTGGGCGCGAACGAGATTCATGCCTACCTGGACGGCGACTGTGTGGAGTGCATGGCTTGCTCGGACAATGTGATACGGGCGGGCCTAACGCCCAAGTACAAGGATGTGGACCAGCTGCTGGAATCTGTGATCTTCGAAAGTTCGTATAAGGATCGCAAGGAGTTCATTCCGTACCGCATAGATGACCAGGTCCAGGTCTATATTCCGCCAGTATCCGACTTTGCAGTGATAAATGTGAATATCGAACACTCGCTGGAGTCGTACAAGCTGGAGATACAAGCATTCGGCTCCATATTGATAGTTCTAAAGGGATCCCGCATTCTTAAATTGAAAACCCAGCAGGGAGATAAGGAGATCTTGGTAACCCGCGGCAGCATTGTGTACATTCCCGTCGAGGCGGCGCCGGAAATCGAATTCGCCCAGTCCGACGATTGCGACGAGGACTTCAGCGGCTACATAGCAACCAGCAACTACTTTCGAGTGCCCTAA
- the CG9471 gene encoding uncharacterized protein, isoform A → MQRIAIIGGTGMTGECAVDHALQKGLSVKLLYRSEKTVPERFKSKVELVKGDVTNYEDVQRVIEGVDAVAVILGTRNKLEATTELSRGTENLIKAMKEAKLTKFSIVMSSFLLRPLNEVPTVFHRLNEEHQRMLDLTKACDLDWIAILPPHIADEPATAYTVLHDEAPGRLVSKYDLGKFIIDSLEQPEHYRKVCGIGKSPKSA, encoded by the exons ATGCAACGCATTGCTATTATTGGAGGAACCGGCATGACCGGCGAGTGTGCCGTGGATCACGCCCTGCAGAAGG GTCTGTCGGTGAAATTGCTATACCGCAGCGAAAAGACAGTTCCAGAACGCTTCAAGTCCAAGGTTGAATTGGTCAAGGGAGACGTGACCAACTACGAGGATGTCCAGCGCGTTATCGAGGGCGTGGATGCGGTAGCCGTCATCCTGGGCACCCGCAACAAGCTGGAGGCTACCACGGAGCTATCCCGCGGCACCGAGAACCTCATCAAGGCCATGAAAGAGGCCAAACTGACCAAATTCTCTATTGTCATGTCCTCGTTTCTCCTGCGCCCGCTCAACGAAGTGCCCACTGTGTTCCACCGCCTAAACGAGGAGCACCAGCGCATGCTGGACCTGACCAAGGCCTGCGATCTAGACTGGATCGCCATTCTGCCGCCGCACATAGCCGATGAGCCGGCCACCGCCTATACCGTCTTGCACGACGAGGCCCCCGGTCGTCTGGTATCCAAATACGACTTGGGAAAGTTCATTATCGACAGCCTGGAGCAACCGGAGCACTACCGCAAGGTTTGCGGCATTGGCAAAAGCCCCAAAAGTGCCTAG
- the CG8478 gene encoding uncharacterized protein, isoform C has translation MDDSRRTMAGKQIDSRSSSIMTNDESVSMYLSFDAEDTLSNAKWQSALVTQNSQFLEVHNSKVEVNTDDKDLRRTILKDLHQLTIGEPDQNSPLRPFDKSILNRHNALCSTPSKGNISTETQTPQIMESIDLTQIDDKENTQPEGCGGDNSTLSSSVDVTANTVKANTLKTGDATMDNVSLQEAAKTPAPSQVYPLSANVVLENITEVSNEGVSMLVSPAGAEKEVAHVNEVVNEVSELIAKALKISADSVKPATSKLKVEAGKKRQSMSSTYSGAALPRPRRSYLPTTTAETRTYSFKQRMSVVVKTTLNSPARKRSVGGGVSLSRRSCLPVSKLTKSSIRKSLAVTSVRSPEKIASKPAKTSTKSIPEKVFSCKNCSTTFRVKSLLDVHMRMHDPVDNGANTLKRLNSNPVAAGVSKNRCKFCDKNFALERALHIHLMQNCDKIPPSEKRKLEFTELNHEKKAQLPKIGGTSGINHPMTMPQKPQQRISTIPKLAPSQGTQSMAPPSVKKIPKNVAHAGVYRTPTKTVPCHICKQSFRSILEFTNHSLTVHGNNQLKKMTGREDAQSAHD, from the exons ATGGACGATTCGCGCAGAACTATGGCCGGCAAG CAGATCGATTCCCGTAGCTCATCGATAATGACAAACGATGAGAGCGTCTCCATGTATTTATCCTTTGACGCGGAGGACACCCTGTCCAATGCCAAGTGGCAGTCGGCCCTGGTCACCCAGAACAGCCAGTTCCTGGAGGTGCACAACAGCAAGGTGGAGGTAAACACCGATGATAAGGACCTAAGGCGCACTATCCTAAAGGATCTGCATCAGTTGACCATTGGGGAACCGGACCAGAATTCTCCTCTGCGCCCATTTGACAAAAGTATTCTTAACCGGCACAACGCCTTGTGCTCCACTCCCTCCAAGGGCAATATTTCGACCGAAACGCAGACACCACAGATCATGGAGAGCATAGATCTGACCCAAATTGACGACAAGGAAAACACACAACCGGAGGGGTGTGGCGGCGATAACTCGACCTTGTCCAGTTCAGTGGACGTGACCGCCAATACGGTTAAGGCCAATACCCTAAAAACAGGGGATGCTACCATGGACAATGTATCCTTGCAGGAGGCTGCCAAGACCCCAGCTCCCAGCCAAGTCTATCCCTTGAGTGCGAACGTAGTTTTAGAGAATATAACTGAAG TATCCAACGAAGGAGTATCCATGCTGGTCTCGCCAGCCGGAGCCGAAAAGGAGGTCGCCCATGTCAACGAGGTAGTGAACGAAGTCTCTGAGCTAATTGCCAAAGCTCTAAAGATCTCCGCTGATTCTGTGAAGCCAGCGACCTCCAAATTAAAAGTGGAGGCGGGCAAGAAGAGGCAGTCCATGAGCTCCACTTATTCGGGTGCCGCCCTACCGCGCCCTCGGCGCTCCTATCTGCCCACCACCACCGCAGAGACGCGAACGTACTCCTTCAAGCAGCGCATGTCGGTGGTGGTCAAGACAACGCTCAACAGCCCAGCTCGCAAGCGGAGTGTCGGTGGCGGTGTGTCACTAAGCCGTCGCAGCTGCTTGCCCGTCTCCAAGCTAACAAAGAGCAGCATAAGAAAGTCGCTCGCTGTGACCAGCGTGCGTTCGCCTGAGAAGATCGCCTCAAAGCCGGCTAAGACATCGACAAAAAGCATTCCGGAGAAAGTTTTTAGCTGCAAGAATTGCAGCACAACCTTTCGGGTGAAGTCACTTCTTGACGTGCATATGCGAATGCACGATCCGGTTGACAACGGAGCCAATACCCTTAAGCGTCTGAACAGCAATCCGGTTGCAGCGGGAGTCTCGAAGAATCGCTGCAAGTTTTGCGATAAGAATTTCGCACTGGAACGTGCCTTGCACATCCATTTAATGCAGAACTGCGACAAGATACCGCCGTCCGAGAAGCGCAAGCTGGAGTTCACCGAGCTGAACCACGAGAAGAAAGCCCAGCTGCCAAAGATCGGTGGCACCAGTGGCATTAACCATCCCATGACGATGCCCCAGAAGCCACAGCAACGCATTAGTACTATTCCCAAATTAG CTCCCTCACAAGGAACCCAGTCCATGGCTCCACCGAGCGTGAAAAAAATTCCCAAGAATGTGGCGCATGCCGGCGTCTACCGCACTCCCACAAAGACTGTGCCCTGCCACATCTGCAAGCAGTCGTTTAGGAGCATACTCGAGTTCACAAACCACAGCCTGACGGTGCATGGAAACAACCAGCTTAAGAAGATGACCGGCAGAGAGGATGCACAGAGTGCCCACGATTAA
- the CG8478 gene encoding uncharacterized protein, isoform D → MDDSRRTMAGKFHFQQIDSRSSSIMTNDESVSMYLSFDAEDTLSNAKWQSALVTQNSQFLEVHNSKVEVNTDDKDLRRTILKDLHQLTIGEPDQNSPLRPFDKSILNRHNALCSTPSKGNISTETQTPQIMESIDLTQIDDKENTQPEGCGGDNSTLSSSVDVTANTVKANTLKTGDATMDNVSLQEAAKTPAPSQVYPLSANVVLENITEVSNEGVSMLVSPAGAEKEVAHVNEVVNEVSELIAKALKISADSVKPATSKLKVEAGKKRQSMSSTYSGAALPRPRRSYLPTTTAETRTYSFKQRMSVVVKTTLNSPARKRSVGGGVSLSRRSCLPVSKLTKSSIRKSLAVTSVRSPEKIASKPAKTSTKSIPEKVFSCKNCSTTFRVKSLLDVHMRMHDPVDNGANTLKRLNSNPVAAGVSKNRCKFCDKNFALERALHIHLMQNCDKIPPSEKRKLEFTELNHEKKAQLPKIGGTSGINHPMTMPQKPQQRISTIPKLAPSQGTQSMAPPSVKKIPKNVAHAGVYRTPTKTVPCHICKQSFRSILEFTNHSLTVHGNNQLKKMTGREDAQSAHD, encoded by the exons ATGGACGATTCGCGCAGAACTATGGCCGGCAAG TTTCACTTCCAGCAGATCGATTCCCGTAGCTCATCGATAATGACAAACGATGAGAGCGTCTCCATGTATTTATCCTTTGACGCGGAGGACACCCTGTCCAATGCCAAGTGGCAGTCGGCCCTGGTCACCCAGAACAGCCAGTTCCTGGAGGTGCACAACAGCAAGGTGGAGGTAAACACCGATGATAAGGACCTAAGGCGCACTATCCTAAAGGATCTGCATCAGTTGACCATTGGGGAACCGGACCAGAATTCTCCTCTGCGCCCATTTGACAAAAGTATTCTTAACCGGCACAACGCCTTGTGCTCCACTCCCTCCAAGGGCAATATTTCGACCGAAACGCAGACACCACAGATCATGGAGAGCATAGATCTGACCCAAATTGACGACAAGGAAAACACACAACCGGAGGGGTGTGGCGGCGATAACTCGACCTTGTCCAGTTCAGTGGACGTGACCGCCAATACGGTTAAGGCCAATACCCTAAAAACAGGGGATGCTACCATGGACAATGTATCCTTGCAGGAGGCTGCCAAGACCCCAGCTCCCAGCCAAGTCTATCCCTTGAGTGCGAACGTAGTTTTAGAGAATATAACTGAAG TATCCAACGAAGGAGTATCCATGCTGGTCTCGCCAGCCGGAGCCGAAAAGGAGGTCGCCCATGTCAACGAGGTAGTGAACGAAGTCTCTGAGCTAATTGCCAAAGCTCTAAAGATCTCCGCTGATTCTGTGAAGCCAGCGACCTCCAAATTAAAAGTGGAGGCGGGCAAGAAGAGGCAGTCCATGAGCTCCACTTATTCGGGTGCCGCCCTACCGCGCCCTCGGCGCTCCTATCTGCCCACCACCACCGCAGAGACGCGAACGTACTCCTTCAAGCAGCGCATGTCGGTGGTGGTCAAGACAACGCTCAACAGCCCAGCTCGCAAGCGGAGTGTCGGTGGCGGTGTGTCACTAAGCCGTCGCAGCTGCTTGCCCGTCTCCAAGCTAACAAAGAGCAGCATAAGAAAGTCGCTCGCTGTGACCAGCGTGCGTTCGCCTGAGAAGATCGCCTCAAAGCCGGCTAAGACATCGACAAAAAGCATTCCGGAGAAAGTTTTTAGCTGCAAGAATTGCAGCACAACCTTTCGGGTGAAGTCACTTCTTGACGTGCATATGCGAATGCACGATCCGGTTGACAACGGAGCCAATACCCTTAAGCGTCTGAACAGCAATCCGGTTGCAGCGGGAGTCTCGAAGAATCGCTGCAAGTTTTGCGATAAGAATTTCGCACTGGAACGTGCCTTGCACATCCATTTAATGCAGAACTGCGACAAGATACCGCCGTCCGAGAAGCGCAAGCTGGAGTTCACCGAGCTGAACCACGAGAAGAAAGCCCAGCTGCCAAAGATCGGTGGCACCAGTGGCATTAACCATCCCATGACGATGCCCCAGAAGCCACAGCAACGCATTAGTACTATTCCCAAATTAG CTCCCTCACAAGGAACCCAGTCCATGGCTCCACCGAGCGTGAAAAAAATTCCCAAGAATGTGGCGCATGCCGGCGTCTACCGCACTCCCACAAAGACTGTGCCCTGCCACATCTGCAAGCAGTCGTTTAGGAGCATACTCGAGTTCACAAACCACAGCCTGACGGTGCATGGAAACAACCAGCTTAAGAAGATGACCGGCAGAGAGGATGCACAGAGTGCCCACGATTAA
- the Snap24 gene encoding Synaptosomal-associated protein 24kDa, which yields MAAVENAEPRTELQELQFKSGQVADESLESTRRMLALMDESKEAGIRTLVALDDQGEQLDRIEEGMDRINADMREAEKNLSGMEKCCGICVLPWKKVNIKDDGESAWKANDDGKIVASQPQRVIDERERGGMGAPPQSGYVARITNDAREDEMDENLGQVNSMLGNLRNMALDMGSELENQNKQVDRINAKGDANNIRMDGVNKRANNLLKS from the coding sequence ATGGCCGCCGTGGAGAATGCCGAGCCGCGCACTGAGCTCCAGGAGCTGCAGTTCAAGTCCGGACAGGTGGCCGATGAATCCCTGGAGAGCACGCGTCGGATGCTCGCCCTCATGGACGAAAGCAAGGAGGCTGGAATCCGCACGCTGGTGGCCCTGGATGACCAGGGCGAGCAGTTGGACCGCATTGAGGAGGGCATGGACCGGATCAACGCGGACATGAGGGAGGCGGAGAAGAACTTGAGTGGCATGGAAAAGTGCTGTGGCATCTGTGTGCTGCCGTGGAAGAAGGTGAACATCAAGGACGACGGTGAGAGCGCCTGGAAGGCCAATGACGATGGCAAAATCGTGGCCAGCCAGCCGCAAAGGGTCATTGATGAGCGGGAACGCGGCGGCATGGGTGCACCACCGCAGTCCGGCTATGTGGCCAGGATCACGAACGATGCGCGTGAGGATGAGATGGACGAGAATCTCGGGCAGGTGAACTCGATGCTGGGCAACCTGCGCAACATGGCCCTGGACATGGGCTCCGAGCTGgagaaccaaaacaaacagGTTGATCGCATCAATGCCAAGGGCGATGCCAACAACATTCGCATGGACGGCGTGAACAAGCGCGCCAACAATCTGCTCAAGAGTTAA
- the CG8478 gene encoding uncharacterized protein, isoform B, with protein MDDSRRTMAGKIDSRSSSIMTNDESVSMYLSFDAEDTLSNAKWQSALVTQNSQFLEVHNSKVEVNTDDKDLRRTILKDLHQLTIGEPDQNSPLRPFDKSILNRHNALCSTPSKGNISTETQTPQIMESIDLTQIDDKENTQPEGCGGDNSTLSSSVDVTANTVKANTLKTGDATMDNVSLQEAAKTPAPSQVYPLSANVVLENITEVSNEGVSMLVSPAGAEKEVAHVNEVVNEVSELIAKALKISADSVKPATSKLKVEAGKKRQSMSSTYSGAALPRPRRSYLPTTTAETRTYSFKQRMSVVVKTTLNSPARKRSVGGGVSLSRRSCLPVSKLTKSSIRKSLAVTSVRSPEKIASKPAKTSTKSIPEKVFSCKNCSTTFRVKSLLDVHMRMHDPVDNGANTLKRLNSNPVAAGVSKNRCKFCDKNFALERALHIHLMQNCDKIPPSEKRKLEFTELNHEKKAQLPKIGGTSGINHPMTMPQKPQQRISTIPKLAPSQGTQSMAPPSVKKIPKNVAHAGVYRTPTKTVPCHICKQSFRSILEFTNHSLTVHGNNQLKKMTGREDAQSAHD; from the exons ATGGACGATTCGCGCAGAACTATGGCCGGCAAG ATCGATTCCCGTAGCTCATCGATAATGACAAACGATGAGAGCGTCTCCATGTATTTATCCTTTGACGCGGAGGACACCCTGTCCAATGCCAAGTGGCAGTCGGCCCTGGTCACCCAGAACAGCCAGTTCCTGGAGGTGCACAACAGCAAGGTGGAGGTAAACACCGATGATAAGGACCTAAGGCGCACTATCCTAAAGGATCTGCATCAGTTGACCATTGGGGAACCGGACCAGAATTCTCCTCTGCGCCCATTTGACAAAAGTATTCTTAACCGGCACAACGCCTTGTGCTCCACTCCCTCCAAGGGCAATATTTCGACCGAAACGCAGACACCACAGATCATGGAGAGCATAGATCTGACCCAAATTGACGACAAGGAAAACACACAACCGGAGGGGTGTGGCGGCGATAACTCGACCTTGTCCAGTTCAGTGGACGTGACCGCCAATACGGTTAAGGCCAATACCCTAAAAACAGGGGATGCTACCATGGACAATGTATCCTTGCAGGAGGCTGCCAAGACCCCAGCTCCCAGCCAAGTCTATCCCTTGAGTGCGAACGTAGTTTTAGAGAATATAACTGAAG TATCCAACGAAGGAGTATCCATGCTGGTCTCGCCAGCCGGAGCCGAAAAGGAGGTCGCCCATGTCAACGAGGTAGTGAACGAAGTCTCTGAGCTAATTGCCAAAGCTCTAAAGATCTCCGCTGATTCTGTGAAGCCAGCGACCTCCAAATTAAAAGTGGAGGCGGGCAAGAAGAGGCAGTCCATGAGCTCCACTTATTCGGGTGCCGCCCTACCGCGCCCTCGGCGCTCCTATCTGCCCACCACCACCGCAGAGACGCGAACGTACTCCTTCAAGCAGCGCATGTCGGTGGTGGTCAAGACAACGCTCAACAGCCCAGCTCGCAAGCGGAGTGTCGGTGGCGGTGTGTCACTAAGCCGTCGCAGCTGCTTGCCCGTCTCCAAGCTAACAAAGAGCAGCATAAGAAAGTCGCTCGCTGTGACCAGCGTGCGTTCGCCTGAGAAGATCGCCTCAAAGCCGGCTAAGACATCGACAAAAAGCATTCCGGAGAAAGTTTTTAGCTGCAAGAATTGCAGCACAACCTTTCGGGTGAAGTCACTTCTTGACGTGCATATGCGAATGCACGATCCGGTTGACAACGGAGCCAATACCCTTAAGCGTCTGAACAGCAATCCGGTTGCAGCGGGAGTCTCGAAGAATCGCTGCAAGTTTTGCGATAAGAATTTCGCACTGGAACGTGCCTTGCACATCCATTTAATGCAGAACTGCGACAAGATACCGCCGTCCGAGAAGCGCAAGCTGGAGTTCACCGAGCTGAACCACGAGAAGAAAGCCCAGCTGCCAAAGATCGGTGGCACCAGTGGCATTAACCATCCCATGACGATGCCCCAGAAGCCACAGCAACGCATTAGTACTATTCCCAAATTAG CTCCCTCACAAGGAACCCAGTCCATGGCTCCACCGAGCGTGAAAAAAATTCCCAAGAATGTGGCGCATGCCGGCGTCTACCGCACTCCCACAAAGACTGTGCCCTGCCACATCTGCAAGCAGTCGTTTAGGAGCATACTCGAGTTCACAAACCACAGCCTGACGGTGCATGGAAACAACCAGCTTAAGAAGATGACCGGCAGAGAGGATGCACAGAGTGCCCACGATTAA